A region from the Achromobacter seleniivolatilans genome encodes:
- a CDS encoding ABC transporter substrate-binding protein codes for MNGFNNQARRLFGAMAVMAGLLVAGQAAGAEALRVRMDFSPWGMHAAMHLAAQKGWFEQEGLKVDIEDGTGTINTLQLLAAGRVDVGQVSVGTMAVAMENGLDLMAIAGFARTGDLAVMTDAGQKVTGPKDLRGKKIVCFATSPWVPFIDPFLKANGMSRSDVNLVMVSPSAMISTYASGNSDAFMSQAPFGVPMVGKSRPATALLLEDSGISFPSYGLAATPDVIKKRGPALAKFVAVQVRAWQYLYDGHLEEGVQAILAQRPNANLDADVLRGQLEAYRPFFKSPTVPDAPFGRQYDSDWAAAIQSMEQAGMIKAGRKPSDYYTNALLPN; via the coding sequence ATGAATGGGTTCAACAATCAGGCTCGGCGCCTGTTCGGCGCGATGGCCGTCATGGCGGGCTTGCTGGTGGCTGGCCAGGCCGCAGGCGCCGAAGCGCTGCGTGTGCGCATGGATTTTTCGCCGTGGGGCATGCATGCGGCCATGCATCTGGCCGCCCAGAAAGGCTGGTTCGAGCAGGAAGGGTTGAAGGTTGATATCGAAGATGGCACGGGCACCATCAACACCTTGCAACTGCTGGCTGCCGGGCGCGTGGACGTGGGGCAGGTGTCGGTAGGGACGATGGCGGTTGCCATGGAGAACGGGCTGGATCTGATGGCGATCGCCGGTTTTGCGCGCACGGGCGATCTGGCGGTCATGACAGACGCTGGCCAAAAGGTGACCGGGCCTAAAGACTTGCGGGGCAAGAAAATAGTCTGTTTCGCCACCAGCCCCTGGGTGCCGTTCATCGATCCGTTTTTGAAGGCTAACGGTATGTCGCGCAGCGACGTCAATCTGGTGATGGTGTCGCCCAGCGCCATGATCTCCACCTACGCATCGGGCAATAGCGACGCCTTCATGTCGCAGGCGCCGTTTGGCGTGCCCATGGTGGGAAAATCTCGTCCAGCTACAGCGTTGCTGCTGGAAGACAGCGGCATCAGCTTTCCAAGTTACGGGCTGGCCGCTACTCCAGATGTCATCAAGAAGCGCGGGCCGGCCTTGGCGAAATTTGTGGCTGTGCAGGTTCGCGCCTGGCAATACCTTTATGACGGCCATCTGGAAGAGGGAGTGCAAGCCATCCTGGCGCAGCGTCCGAATGCGAACCTGGACGCCGATGTACTGCGCGGCCAGCTTGAGGCCTACCGGCCATTCTTCAAAAGCCCCACCGTCCCGGACGCGCCGTTTGGCCGTCAGTACGACAGTGATTGGGCAGCGGCCATCCAGAGCATGGAGCAGGCGGGCATGATCAAGGCCGGACGCAAGCCGTCCGACTATTACACCAACGCCCTGTTGCCCAACTGA
- a CDS encoding ABC transporter ATP-binding protein has product MPGFLELDQVNRIYESPRGALHALKDVSLSIQEGEFISIVGPSGCGKSTLLKCIAGLERASSGSLTLQGQIITEPPRNMGVVFQRDLLLEWRNILDNVLLAAEFHDQKPRDLEPRARELLALFGLGQFLERYPRELSGGMRQRVSICRALLLDPQLLLMDEPFGALDPFTRDELNAELQRTWLATGKTVVFITHSIAEAVYLGTRVVIMGRGPGRIEDVVPIGIERPRGLDVRETPAFVDCVRQIRDTFRALGIYKG; this is encoded by the coding sequence ATGCCGGGTTTTCTGGAGTTGGATCAGGTCAATCGGATCTATGAATCACCGCGCGGCGCCTTGCACGCCTTAAAGGACGTCAGCCTGTCCATACAAGAAGGGGAATTCATCAGCATCGTGGGACCCAGCGGTTGCGGCAAGAGCACGTTGCTCAAGTGCATTGCGGGGCTGGAACGCGCATCCAGCGGCAGCCTGACATTGCAGGGGCAGATCATTACTGAACCGCCTCGCAATATGGGGGTTGTGTTCCAGCGCGACCTGTTGCTTGAATGGCGCAACATCCTGGACAACGTGCTGCTGGCCGCCGAGTTCCATGACCAGAAACCCCGTGATCTGGAGCCGCGTGCGCGCGAACTGTTGGCACTGTTCGGCCTGGGCCAGTTTCTGGAGCGTTATCCCCGGGAACTGTCCGGCGGAATGCGCCAGCGCGTGTCGATCTGCCGGGCGTTGCTGCTGGACCCGCAATTGCTGCTGATGGACGAACCCTTCGGCGCGTTAGATCCGTTCACTCGCGACGAACTCAACGCCGAATTGCAACGCACCTGGCTGGCTACTGGAAAAACCGTGGTCTTCATTACGCATTCCATTGCCGAGGCCGTCTACCTGGGGACACGGGTCGTCATCATGGGGCGGGGCCCAGGGCGAATTGAAGATGTGGTGCCGATCGGTATCGAGCGGCCTCGCGGCCTGGACGTGCGGGAAACGCCCGCCTTCGTCGATTGCGTCAGGCAAATCCGCGACACGTTTCGCGCACTGGGCATTTACAAGGGATAA
- a CDS encoding ABC transporter permease: MKMVWTNITRRWEVLVTTMVLLLIWEGCVRVFDVRGFLLPAPSKIVAQFLASPAYLLRESVDTMVTTLFGFALAVALGILSAIGIVYSRFLDRTLYALLVALNAVPKVALAPLFVIWLGTGSAPKIAIAMLIAIFPILIDTVLGLKSADPDMLAMARVNQASRAKILWKIRFPNALPSIFAGMKVGISFALVGTIVGEFVAGGSGLGHVILVAQGSFDTPTVFVALALLCLLGVLSFKAIELAERRFLSWHASQLGLH; this comes from the coding sequence ATGAAAATGGTCTGGACCAACATTACGCGCCGCTGGGAAGTGCTGGTCACCACGATGGTGCTGCTGCTGATCTGGGAAGGCTGTGTGCGCGTTTTCGACGTACGCGGCTTTCTGCTGCCAGCGCCCAGCAAGATCGTCGCGCAGTTTCTGGCCTCGCCCGCATATCTGCTGCGCGAAAGCGTCGATACTATGGTCACCACCTTGTTCGGTTTTGCGCTGGCGGTGGCGCTTGGCATTCTGTCGGCTATCGGCATTGTGTATTCGCGATTTCTGGACCGCACGCTTTACGCGCTGCTGGTGGCCTTAAATGCCGTGCCGAAGGTGGCGCTTGCGCCCTTGTTCGTGATCTGGCTAGGGACAGGATCAGCGCCAAAGATCGCGATAGCAATGCTGATTGCCATCTTTCCTATCTTGATCGATACGGTGCTGGGCCTGAAGTCTGCCGACCCCGATATGCTGGCCATGGCGCGCGTGAATCAAGCCAGCCGGGCCAAAATTCTGTGGAAAATCCGCTTTCCAAATGCCTTGCCCAGCATCTTTGCCGGTATGAAGGTGGGGATTTCTTTTGCGCTGGTAGGCACGATCGTCGGCGAATTCGTGGCGGGAGGATCGGGCCTTGGCCATGTGATCCTGGTGGCCCAAGGCAGTTTCGACACCCCCACGGTTTTTGTTGCACTGGCGCTGTTGTGCCTGTTGGGCGTGCTGTCGTTCAAGGCAATCGAACTGGCCGAGCGTCGGTTCCTGAGCTGGCACGCATCCCAGTTGGGGCTGCACTAG
- a CDS encoding ATP-dependent helicase — translation MSDQNSSPPNPSHSRPDPLADLNPAQREAAEFGVAGAGGDGGPLLVIAGAGSGKTNTLAHRVAHLILNGADPQRMLLLTFSRRAAQEMDRRVGSVLQRVMNLRGSQQAPSLPWAGTFHAIGARLLRDCALRIGLSEAFTIHDRGDAEDLMGMVRHEQGLSSTKSRFPLKGTCLAIYSRVVNSQTPVADVLKTSFPWCAQWEDELKTLFRGYVAAKQDQQVLDYDDLLLYWAEMMSDPGIAADVGARFDHVLVDEYQDTNRLQSAILLAMKPDGRGLTVVGDDAQSIYSFRAATVRNILDFPAQFPQPARVITLDRNYRSTQPILNASNAVIGLATERFAKDLWTDRASSQLPELVSVSDEAGQARWVADQVLAQREGGATLKSQAALFRTASHSAALELELTRRNIPFVKFGGLRFLEAAHVKDLLSLLRWAENPRGRMAGFRVAQLMPGIGPATAGKLMDAMSASAEPLRALREFKPGAAAQEEWGAFADTYAALCDPALKWPADVDLALRWYAGQLERLYDDARVRKTDLDQLVRLSAGYPSRERFLTELTLDPPDATSDESGAPSRDEDYMILSTIHSAKGQEWKAVYVLNVVDGCIPSDMSTGTAEEIEEERRLLYVAMTRAKERLQLIVPQRFYVHQQTGMGDRHVYGSRTRYITNAMLPLFDHLPKPPDLPDLPGGGQPKQPQAPSIDVTKRVRNLFS, via the coding sequence ATGTCCGATCAGAATTCGTCTCCTCCCAACCCGTCCCACAGCCGGCCCGATCCTCTGGCCGACCTGAACCCAGCCCAACGCGAAGCCGCCGAGTTTGGCGTTGCGGGGGCGGGTGGCGATGGCGGGCCGTTGCTGGTGATTGCCGGGGCGGGATCGGGCAAGACCAATACGCTGGCGCATCGCGTAGCGCATCTGATCCTGAATGGCGCCGACCCGCAGCGCATGCTGCTGCTGACGTTTTCGCGCCGTGCCGCTCAAGAAATGGACCGCCGCGTGGGGTCTGTCTTGCAGCGGGTCATGAACCTGCGCGGATCGCAGCAAGCGCCATCGCTGCCGTGGGCGGGCACCTTTCACGCGATCGGGGCGCGTCTGCTGCGGGATTGCGCGCTGCGCATTGGCCTGTCGGAAGCCTTCACTATTCACGATCGTGGCGATGCTGAAGACCTGATGGGCATGGTTCGCCATGAACAGGGGCTGTCGTCCACCAAGTCGCGCTTTCCACTTAAGGGCACCTGTCTGGCCATTTATTCGCGCGTGGTCAACAGCCAGACGCCAGTGGCCGATGTGCTGAAAACGTCTTTTCCCTGGTGCGCGCAATGGGAAGACGAACTCAAGACCCTGTTCCGTGGTTATGTCGCGGCCAAGCAAGACCAGCAAGTGCTGGATTACGACGATCTGCTGCTGTATTGGGCCGAGATGATGTCCGACCCCGGCATTGCCGCCGATGTGGGGGCGCGATTTGATCATGTGCTGGTGGACGAATATCAAGACACCAACCGATTGCAGTCGGCCATCCTGCTGGCAATGAAGCCGGATGGGCGCGGCCTGACGGTGGTGGGCGACGACGCTCAATCCATCTATTCCTTCCGTGCGGCCACGGTACGCAATATTCTGGATTTTCCGGCGCAATTTCCGCAGCCTGCCCGCGTTATTACGCTGGATCGCAACTACCGCTCCACGCAACCCATTCTGAACGCATCCAACGCCGTCATCGGGCTGGCCACGGAGCGTTTTGCCAAAGACCTTTGGACGGATCGAGCCTCTTCCCAATTGCCGGAACTGGTGTCGGTCAGTGACGAAGCCGGGCAGGCGCGCTGGGTGGCCGATCAGGTGTTGGCGCAGCGCGAAGGCGGCGCCACGCTGAAGTCTCAGGCGGCGCTGTTCCGCACCGCCAGCCACAGCGCGGCGCTGGAACTGGAACTGACCCGACGCAATATCCCGTTCGTGAAATTCGGCGGTCTGCGCTTTCTGGAAGCTGCGCACGTAAAGGACCTGCTGTCGTTGCTGCGCTGGGCGGAAAACCCGCGCGGACGCATGGCGGGTTTTCGGGTGGCGCAACTGATGCCAGGCATTGGCCCGGCGACTGCGGGCAAGCTGATGGACGCGATGTCGGCCTCCGCCGAACCCTTGCGGGCGCTGCGGGAGTTCAAACCGGGCGCCGCGGCGCAAGAAGAGTGGGGCGCATTTGCCGATACCTATGCGGCGTTGTGTGATCCGGCCTTGAAGTGGCCGGCCGATGTGGATCTGGCGCTGCGCTGGTACGCGGGCCAGCTTGAGCGGCTATATGATGATGCGCGTGTGCGTAAGACCGACCTGGATCAATTGGTGCGGCTGTCGGCGGGGTATCCGTCGCGGGAACGCTTTCTGACCGAACTGACCCTGGACCCCCCGGACGCCACCAGCGATGAATCGGGCGCGCCCTCGCGCGACGAGGACTACATGATTCTCTCCACCATCCATTCCGCCAAGGGGCAGGAATGGAAGGCCGTCTATGTGCTGAACGTGGTTGATGGCTGCATTCCGTCCGACATGAGCACCGGCACGGCGGAGGAGATCGAGGAAGAGCGCCGCTTGCTGTACGTGGCCATGACGCGGGCCAAGGAACGCTTGCAGCTGATCGTGCCGCAACGCTTCTATGTGCATCAGCAGACCGGCATGGGCGACCGCCACGTTTATGGCTCTCGGACGCGGTACATCACGAACGCGATGTTGCCGCTGTTTGATCATCTGCCCAAGCCGCCCGATTTGCCCGATCTTCCGGGCGGCGGCCAGCCCAAACAACCGCAAGCGCCCAGTATCGATGTCACCAAGCGGGTGCGCAACCTGTTCTCCTAG
- a CDS encoding magnesium and cobalt transport protein CorA yields the protein MSDEENFAEAHKGEVVASIAYVNGRRDREVPIDEVGRYVSQDHGENPSMLWIGLRNPTPELLSRVAGELGACDKNQEEMLEPHRRPKIIDYGNMILIVTITVEVEAERPIFGETQLLIGNGFLVTVRRGATAAHSPLRERLEASPDLLKRGSDYVASEVLDWMVDRYVAAAGKIETVVEGAEQKLLIRGAKDSDIRRLYRQRRDLLRIHTVVSPLAEISRRLARVEMSAVDEHARPYFGEVADRVLRVDELFNALRESLAFAFEASLMIGQAAQNDTTRKLASWAAILAVPTAIAGIYGMNFEFMPELKSPLGYPITLGVILSVCSILYWRFRKSGWL from the coding sequence ATGTCCGACGAAGAAAATTTTGCCGAGGCCCATAAGGGCGAAGTCGTTGCATCAATCGCGTATGTGAACGGACGGCGCGACCGCGAAGTTCCCATCGACGAAGTGGGGCGCTATGTCAGCCAAGACCATGGCGAAAATCCCAGCATGCTGTGGATCGGCTTGCGCAACCCCACGCCAGAATTACTGTCCAGGGTTGCTGGAGAACTCGGCGCCTGTGACAAGAACCAGGAAGAAATGCTGGAACCGCACCGGCGGCCGAAGATCATTGACTACGGCAACATGATCCTCATCGTGACCATCACGGTCGAGGTCGAGGCCGAGCGGCCAATCTTCGGCGAGACCCAGCTTTTGATCGGCAATGGTTTTTTGGTCACCGTGCGCCGCGGCGCCACGGCCGCCCACAGTCCCTTGCGTGAACGCCTGGAAGCTTCGCCAGATTTGCTCAAGCGCGGCAGCGACTACGTGGCCTCCGAAGTGCTCGATTGGATGGTGGACCGCTATGTCGCGGCGGCCGGCAAGATCGAAACGGTCGTTGAAGGCGCGGAACAGAAGCTGCTGATCCGCGGCGCCAAGGATTCCGATATCCGCAGGCTATATCGTCAACGCCGTGACCTGCTGCGCATCCACACCGTGGTGTCGCCGCTGGCGGAAATCAGCCGCCGTCTGGCGCGGGTGGAAATGTCTGCGGTAGACGAACATGCGCGGCCGTATTTTGGTGAAGTCGCCGACCGCGTATTGCGGGTGGATGAACTGTTCAATGCGCTGCGCGAGTCGCTGGCCTTCGCCTTTGAAGCCAGTCTGATGATCGGTCAGGCTGCGCAGAACGACACGACGCGGAAACTGGCATCCTGGGCCGCCATTCTGGCGGTGCCCACCGCGATTGCCGGTATCTACGGTATGAACTTTGAATTCATGCCTGAACTCAAATCCCCCTTGGGTTACCCCATAACCCTGGGCGTCATCCTGTCGGTGTGTTCCATCCTGTACTGGCGTTTCCGTAAGTCGGGCTGGCTCTAG
- a CDS encoding thermonuclease family protein, with protein MRGKPSFRGGSKLTALVVALILAAAGALVNWFQDGQRPADRPAPPIASSNPSSSASTPASSGRPGASPAGGVPQGSYTLTGTIVNVADGDTVTLRAPDGQRRIRMDSIDAPEEGHGADQPGQPYAEASRQNLATLVAGKSLTAQCYEKDQYGRDVCALILEDGRSANRLQVEAGYAWAYTARKGDYLRDKAMPDLQRQAKAAGRGLWVQQAAVQPWKWRYDCWRQRQCG; from the coding sequence GTGCGTGGCAAACCTTCCTTTCGCGGCGGCAGCAAGCTGACCGCTCTTGTCGTGGCCCTGATCCTGGCGGCTGCGGGCGCCCTCGTCAATTGGTTCCAAGACGGGCAGCGGCCGGCTGATCGGCCCGCGCCGCCGATTGCTTCTTCCAACCCTTCTTCGTCCGCCTCTACCCCAGCTTCTTCGGGCCGGCCTGGAGCTTCCCCGGCTGGCGGCGTACCGCAGGGCAGCTACACGCTGACCGGCACCATCGTCAACGTCGCCGACGGCGATACCGTGACGCTGCGTGCCCCGGATGGGCAGCGCCGCATCCGCATGGACAGTATTGACGCGCCTGAAGAGGGCCATGGCGCCGACCAGCCCGGCCAGCCCTATGCCGAGGCCTCGCGTCAGAACCTGGCAACCCTGGTAGCGGGAAAATCGCTCACCGCCCAATGCTATGAAAAGGACCAGTATGGCCGTGACGTTTGCGCCCTGATCCTGGAAGACGGGCGCTCCGCGAACCGCTTGCAGGTAGAAGCGGGCTACGCATGGGCCTACACCGCCCGCAAGGGCGACTATCTGCGCGACAAGGCCATGCCTGATCTGCAACGGCAGGCGAAAGCGGCTGGGCGTGGTCTATGGGTCCAGCAAGCGGCCGTGCAGCCCTGGAAATGGCGCTACGACTGCTGGCGGCAACGGCAATGCGGCTGA
- a CDS encoding ABC transporter substrate-binding protein, translated as MRVLKRLWATAMLLSLALAGCSQESPINSPYPSGAESQNTFYSAFVQRSPKYLDPASSYSVDETPYTYNIYETLYGYHYLKRPYELVPRAAQSIDPPVYLDAQGNILPADTPGDQIAESVYDIKIRPGSRFQPHPAFARKTDGSYDYYPLADGELEDKFYIPDFPRTGTRELTADDYVYAFRRLASPRVISPIYSLMADHVQGMKDYGDRLRKRDQALRRDAPAGALPWLDLREADGFTGVQALDPHTLRIRVNGKYPQFKYWLAMTFTAPIPWEADRFYNQPGMAAHDLSLNTWPVGTGPYMMAESLPNRRHVLVRNPNFHGESYPCEGEPGDKAAGLLADCGKPTPFIDRAVFSLEKEAIPLTGKFMQGYYDVPQLERGEYGVAMLVAAGDSQDKARQYQEHGIRLPTTVETANWYMGFNWLDPVVGKGATPEQEEKNRKLRQAISIVFDWEEYVAVFENSQASVAQGPVPPGVLGFRDLPEGVNHVVYDLVDGKPVRKSVDVAKALLAEAGYPEGRNATTGAPLVLYYDAMQGGGSNPQFDWMRRQLNKIGVQLDLRSTDYNRFQDKMTRGAAQLFLWGWNADYPDAENFLFLLYGPNAKAKGGGENAANYASPEFDKLFEQMKFLDDGPEKAALISKMVAIVQRDAPWMFGFFPMSGGAYQQWVGNAKPTQMVRNTLQFMKVDSALRQKKIDEWNFPIWWPIGLLVLLIALAIWPSYVALKRRERQTAFGPSVNKERQS; from the coding sequence ATGCGTGTATTGAAGCGGCTCTGGGCGACGGCCATGCTGCTGTCGCTGGCGTTGGCGGGTTGTTCGCAAGAAAGCCCCATCAACAGCCCTTATCCGTCGGGCGCCGAAAGCCAGAACACCTTCTATTCCGCATTTGTTCAGCGTTCGCCAAAGTACCTGGACCCAGCCAGCTCTTATTCCGTCGACGAAACCCCTTATACCTACAACATCTATGAGACGTTGTATGGCTATCACTACCTGAAACGGCCCTACGAATTGGTGCCGCGGGCGGCTCAGTCGATTGACCCGCCCGTGTATCTGGACGCGCAAGGCAATATCTTGCCCGCCGACACACCAGGCGATCAGATTGCCGAAAGCGTCTACGACATCAAGATCCGGCCCGGTTCACGGTTTCAGCCGCATCCCGCGTTTGCCCGCAAGACGGATGGCAGCTACGACTACTATCCGCTGGCCGACGGCGAGCTGGAAGACAAGTTCTACATTCCCGATTTTCCGCGCACCGGCACGCGTGAGCTGACGGCGGATGACTACGTTTACGCGTTCCGCCGGCTGGCCAGTCCCCGCGTCATTTCGCCCATCTATTCCCTGATGGCCGACCATGTGCAGGGCATGAAAGACTACGGTGACCGCTTGCGCAAGCGCGACCAGGCGCTGCGCCGCGATGCGCCCGCTGGCGCGTTGCCTTGGTTGGATCTGCGCGAGGCCGACGGCTTTACCGGTGTGCAGGCATTGGACCCGCATACGCTGCGCATCCGCGTCAACGGCAAGTATCCGCAATTCAAATACTGGCTGGCCATGACGTTTACGGCCCCCATCCCTTGGGAAGCCGACCGCTTCTATAACCAGCCGGGCATGGCGGCGCATGACCTTTCCTTGAATACCTGGCCCGTGGGCACCGGCCCCTACATGATGGCCGAGTCCTTGCCGAACCGCCGCCACGTGTTGGTCCGCAACCCCAACTTCCACGGCGAGAGCTACCCCTGCGAGGGGGAGCCGGGCGATAAGGCGGCGGGCCTGTTGGCCGACTGCGGCAAACCTACTCCCTTTATTGATCGCGCCGTATTCAGCCTGGAAAAAGAAGCCATTCCGCTGACCGGCAAGTTCATGCAAGGCTATTACGACGTGCCGCAGCTCGAACGCGGCGAATACGGCGTGGCCATGCTGGTTGCGGCAGGCGACAGCCAGGACAAGGCGCGGCAGTACCAGGAACACGGCATCAGACTGCCGACCACCGTTGAAACCGCCAACTGGTACATGGGTTTCAACTGGCTGGACCCCGTGGTGGGCAAGGGCGCTACTCCTGAGCAGGAAGAAAAAAATCGCAAACTGCGGCAAGCCATCAGCATCGTGTTCGACTGGGAAGAATACGTAGCGGTGTTTGAAAACAGCCAGGCGTCAGTGGCTCAGGGGCCGGTGCCTCCCGGGGTGTTGGGCTTTCGCGATCTGCCGGAAGGCGTAAACCATGTTGTCTACGATCTGGTGGACGGCAAACCCGTGCGCAAGTCCGTTGACGTGGCCAAAGCCCTGCTGGCCGAAGCCGGCTACCCAGAGGGGCGCAACGCCACGACCGGCGCGCCGCTGGTCCTGTACTACGACGCCATGCAGGGCGGAGGCTCGAATCCGCAATTCGACTGGATGCGCAGGCAATTGAACAAGATTGGCGTGCAGCTGGATCTGCGCTCTACCGATTACAACCGCTTCCAGGACAAGATGACGCGTGGTGCTGCGCAGCTTTTCTTGTGGGGCTGGAACGCGGATTATCCCGACGCCGAAAACTTTCTGTTTCTGCTTTACGGTCCCAATGCCAAGGCCAAGGGCGGGGGCGAAAACGCGGCCAATTACGCAAGTCCGGAATTCGACAAGCTGTTTGAACAAATGAAATTTCTGGACGACGGTCCGGAAAAGGCAGCACTCATTTCCAAGATGGTCGCCATCGTGCAGCGCGACGCGCCATGGATGTTTGGCTTCTTCCCGATGTCGGGTGGCGCGTATCAACAGTGGGTCGGCAATGCCAAACCCACTCAAATGGTGCGCAATACCTTGCAGTTCATGAAGGTCGATTCGGCGCTGCGCCAGAAAAAAATAGACGAATGGAACTTCCCGATCTGGTGGCCGATCGGCCTGCTGGTACTGCTGATTGCATTGGCGATCTGGCCGTCGTATGTGGCGCTCAAGCGGCGCGAACGCCAAACCGCATTTGGCCCGTCCGTCAATAAGGAGCGTCAATCATGA
- a CDS encoding ABC transporter permease: protein MIGYVIRRLLYGVLILIGVNLFTFVLFFAVNTPDDMARLAIGGQRASQDAVEKWKVERGYDKPLFFNAKAEGAAQLTDTVFYQRSVPLLVMDFGASDGGRDIGREIKTRMGPSLALAVPTFFLGLFVSIVFSLMLVYFRATRLDFWGVVLCVLLLSISSLFYIIAGQWVFAKLMRLVPFSGFAGGLDVVKFLALPVLVAIVSRLGPEARFYRTLFLEEIGKDYVRTARSKGLAERVVLFRHVLRNAMLPILTSTVAALPLLFMGSLIAESFFGIPGLGSYTIDAINAQDFSIVRAMVFLGAALYIVGLILADISYTLADPRVRFE, encoded by the coding sequence ATGATCGGCTATGTCATCCGCCGGCTGCTGTACGGCGTGCTGATTCTGATCGGCGTGAACCTCTTCACCTTTGTCTTGTTCTTCGCGGTCAATACGCCCGACGACATGGCCCGCCTGGCCATTGGCGGGCAGCGCGCCAGTCAGGACGCGGTTGAAAAATGGAAGGTTGAACGCGGCTACGACAAGCCGCTGTTCTTCAACGCCAAGGCTGAGGGCGCGGCGCAGTTGACGGACACCGTGTTCTATCAGCGCTCGGTGCCATTGCTGGTGATGGACTTTGGCGCGTCTGACGGCGGTCGCGACATCGGCCGGGAAATCAAGACCCGGATGGGACCCAGTCTGGCATTGGCAGTGCCGACCTTCTTCCTGGGGCTCTTCGTCAGTATCGTGTTTTCGCTGATGCTGGTGTATTTCAGGGCAACGCGGCTGGACTTCTGGGGCGTGGTGCTGTGCGTGCTGCTACTGTCAATTTCCAGCCTGTTCTACATCATTGCCGGGCAATGGGTCTTTGCCAAACTGATGCGGCTGGTGCCGTTCTCGGGTTTTGCGGGCGGCCTTGATGTCGTGAAGTTCCTGGCTTTGCCGGTGCTGGTCGCCATTGTGTCGCGGCTGGGCCCCGAGGCACGCTTCTACCGCACCCTGTTCCTGGAGGAAATCGGCAAGGACTACGTGCGCACCGCTCGATCCAAGGGGCTGGCGGAACGCGTCGTGCTGTTCCGGCACGTGCTGCGCAACGCCATGCTGCCGATCCTGACCAGCACGGTGGCAGCCTTGCCGCTGCTGTTCATGGGCAGCTTGATTGCCGAATCATTTTTTGGCATTCCCGGCTTGGGCAGCTACACCATCGACGCCATCAATGCGCAAGATTTTTCCATTGTGCGGGCCATGGTGTTCTTGGGCGCCGCGCTCTATATCGTGGGGCTGATCCTGGCCGATATTTCCTACACGCTGGCTGACCCCCGCGTCAGATTCGAGTAG